One Accipiter gentilis chromosome 11, bAccGen1.1, whole genome shotgun sequence DNA window includes the following coding sequences:
- the TASOR2 gene encoding protein TASOR 2 isoform X4 — protein MGERRDEETGGSGTGFHLESEESSSLLQTAVSVLQSSYLNSTSQDGFQYSQAILVENHVFLSELKAFAQAKEAAGYSQEELEETFAFLLFDNEEEAKEVCQTGLRVNSSSISILGDPAKGVYISKYADCLHPRPWYHGKSGYIVICKLIKGKVKVVSENYTTSYTCPSPGYDCHVAVSRSNIPSKASHCQAFEQSQYYVYEVSDGSTAERPRQICPYIVIACQYREPKEMPVLAIESLPELNHKALYCPWRGQLSIRGQLLCNIALRTPYSSTIPAQLPPNLDINHVMGLSDLKKKLPEAAFGKRNYTENEVCFQGVYFSLYEVEISNKDQYKMDQLVEKLKEKDLAIIKYLQDQGVLILLTSSALARDDGFDPKEPVSLLALFLFTSSRSVCLRVEKHDPKDEREDGDDSDISLKIASVLPGLRYALQKATSSSWGDAVSTSLCIKQHFQEYAKLDQNTQPTSGQNCKISLSSLLSPTEDECTDPFKKHSEQSFSQLQHYLSDPSSYTLEMSAALGCLTGAVQSLCCDSEADCKVDFCSAVPPDPISPNTAAEIKVKSENPQPSVGLDHSGEGPTKDVNSASKLWVQQSRRKSSRAIVTSTRKKWSPLKMQMHPMGDSSRNRKATKKKKINIAFSFPKKPGFTASSNEPMLKLANLQFPHRRKRGAEVLSAEFVHKAQSEPVQKETSAHDDPGLETKRLKILKNPDMKKVPVAETVTKPVKSKTLKSVANSPSKPQAKKQAESEWKEPFSVLPSEVSSQCHGADGQTSEIYPGGVPDLGFVLKGNNYESHALNLLADLALGSCIPSFIPRGSGMIAVSCSPSSNSAKEQQSHRKHRSLRVASDHEYHRVDKLAKGATCPSKVSPNQKLSSAEKIDLNDLASIPREKSPGIFSKKNSASPSPAKPHALPPRETQEAAEANKHSFISAEHSYASQMPEHSKKHMYPRGAPYPGPAPSRNGTRNARAGPLVGKVLPFRHQQNSTHLQRPFEAMVMRRRSNLLSPRLKEDFAKSHTVNICGESVKVTCHWEAEYLFNLDSRYTNDALEKTVIRALHGPWDPNLPDDVEEMKLILHMWVALFYSKPSKLLSSTRKVVEHSNPEKYVSINSTGDFLELSDDGEDCFGLETCPADSRSDPDQTPSSSLDRSTRCQGCFCPEESPADSQTDDDGTPGVVDSTVSSSVELPCGEEEPSSTSCPESLSLIERADESLAVKDRQLAVIPEECVHDVSTITAEPPREGLLDAMMTPSPSDELGSASKPPAAPGRENACSQAPNSSMAPWNDALCTLHGRGEQQESAWAAGSGGGPGPPKDGEGMEDAEHCMEVEDGSWATSNGLECACDSMSLEASPKSSKLDGASGEGRESQDTFGHPEKEEEEEVEEGKKEKEDSEYESTVLGPVDLVFSESGDADIEHELSKQKRVNSACLKDFDIPGEGPVPSPTALASSCPGRSTPALSDGTGTGPQGLPGEVAPSLHTLQEPWETLASSSAETNSVGLANAATPANVGSPRDSGLMLLLSPDPSLVCGAQPDSITGNLGPAGETVGDSLEQKDKDRAPSAERWVPAGSRAAGTAGLESLCGQGLSLTSSPDSSSACLTSLGGATDPGMAPEDQEAMASIQSPSRSNLGESSCLSQRCGGDVCADLTSLRPCESNQEGNKVLVEEQHNSPSANPTDVLDESLGVGDGQAFAFNCTALAGDFEAAGSNDVCLGAGKSPRSDKANTAMVANTPQEPETSLHHLLKSEPSSSMREGMSAMKEHPTQQQSSPNSLSPPVHRGSAPASPLQQDPLLHGRDADPPPHLLEQSEQGPILYQHGKTCEQVGVADVSVAAKSPDGSLKPRCAEEVKKDVGLCHAEPAKSSPVDALVPRNSRLVPPSAPHNQKAGLHNLEPDSVLSMHPETCSPSVSLAPDGAPRSCCMGQLPPGACSGYGSPGGQAADMVGSREKEPVPYEDLERGSSIPLASPASFSAEELLMPLCKPQSVCNQGEHEAKGSDVFVDLHHASVEVGEGEIPTLPFPVLPLHRHRGLSGESLELSDAEDILDVLPRAKQLPSKDRRMGLTSKDLSETFSSDSDQESFGETSQSLLTARSSYRSVDAAGARTNCDSSSASLVHVEGCSEDWGWLGAEGGCSQAQHGWPIGPGEASSGHVPQYVNIRDSQGITKDYRNFVVTKKCQERMGNLQPSKSRRHCTGQPHLLRSLRGTWRGFEEITQHTLDMECLRFHYKLKQILRSGKPPFSTSKSIFPQDFSPQVMSETLPVREAPVPLSPRSRSPLQVTILPSDTWPSGLGWHQQSSWQGDPCTPWQDALCDERSRARSRTTSQGRAAPFHLSKLKYDDKLKDSRGDIAVILDEYAEFNKVMLSRADAGSEGGRLVTAQGEAMSKWTCASLPGRMAAFKEMIEDLYSALRFHLHSMAKEACGHAGMFYLVETDKDPFFARVKTLLKKGGHVEIEPLSFCEAEHLDTDRLLVVIRNEDISSHIHNVPCLLKLKHCPNVAFAGVDSPKDITGHTYQELFHTGGFIVSDNKVLETVTLGQLKEVVKVLEKLNRSGRWKWFLHYKESKKLREDVSRVDANARKKHLILKSCQGADLIEVLYYHACDSGLPPKSEYVKCLLNLQAQHISARFAVYLTEKPSVSREVLESKGILVADVNAFLGTVQEAAAPFRRSYW, from the exons ATGGGAGAGCGGCGGGACGAGGAGACCGGCGGCTCGGGGACGG GTTTTCATCTGGAGTCAGAAGAGTCGAGTTCCCTTCTGCAGACAGCAGTTTCAGTGTTGCAGAGCTCCTACTTGAACTCTACATCTCAGGACGGTTTTCAGTACAGCCAAGCAATTCTGGTGGAAAACCATGTTTTTCTAAGTGAG CTCAAAGCTTTTGCCCAAGCAAAGGAAGCCGCTGGGTacagccaggaggagctggaggagaccTTTGCATTTCTCCTGTTTGATAATGAAGAAGAG GCAAAAGAGGTGTGTCAGACAGGCCTCCGTGTAAACAGCAGTTCTATTTCCATACTTGGTGACCCAGCAAAAG GGGTTTATATTTCCAAGTATGCAGACTGTCTTCATCCGAGACCCTGGTATCATGGAAAATCAGGCTATATTGTAATTTGTAAGCTAATTAAG GGGAAGGTCAAGGTGGTATCTGAGAATTACACAACCAGCTATACCTGCCCATCTCCCGGCTACGACTGCCATGTGGCCGTAAGCAGAAGCAACATACCATCAAAGGCCAGCCACTGCCAGGCCTTTGAGCAGAGCCAG TATTACGTGTATGAAGTGTCCGATGGCAGCACTGCTGAGCGGCCCAGGCAGATTTGCCCTTACATAGTCATCGCCTGCCAGTACAGGGAGCCGAAGGAAATGCCCGTCTTAGCTATAGAGAGCCT ACCTGAGCTTAATCACAAAG CATTGTACTGTCCATGGAGGGGGCAACTTTCCATCCGGGGCCAGCTTTTGTGCAACATCGCCCTGAGGACCCCATACAGCTCCACGATTCCAGCCCAGCT GCCTCCCAACCTGGACATTAACCATGTCATGGGTTTGTCTGACTTGAAGAAAAAGCTACCAGAAGCTGCATTTGGGAAAAGAAATTACACTGAGAATGAAG TCTGCTTTCAGGGTGTTTACTTCAGTCTGTATGAAGTAGAAATATCAAATAAGGATCAATACAAAATGGATCAGTTAGtagaaaagctgaaggaaaaggacttg GCAATCATCAAATATTTACAAGACCAAGGAGTCCTTATCCTCCTCACGTCCTCTGCCTTGGCACGAGATGATG GGTTTGACCCCAAGGAGCCTGTCAGCCTCCTGGCCCTGTTTCTGTTCACCTCATCCCGGTCGGTATGCCTGAGAG TTGAAAAGCATGATCCAAAAGATGAAAGGGAAGATGGTGATGATAGCGACATCTCATTAAAAATAGCATCAGTTTTGCCTGGACTTCGCTATGCCTTACAGAAAGCTACGAGTTCTTCATGGGGGGATGCAGTCAGTACCAGCTTATGTATCAAACAGCACTTCCAGGAGTACGCAAAGCTTGATCAAAATACACAGCCCACCTCTGGGCAAAACTGCaaaatttccctttcttctctcctctcacCAACTGAGGATGAATGTACTGATCCCTTCAAAAAACACTCAGAGCAGtctttctcccagctgcagcatTATCTTTCTGATCCCAGCAGCTATACTCTGGAAATGTCAGCTGCCTTAGGATGTTTGACTGGTGCTGTTCAGTCTCTTTGCTGCGATTCAGAGGCCGATTGTAAAGTGGACTTCTGTTCAGCTGTGCCACCAGACCCTATTAGTCCCAACACAGCAGCGGAAATAAAAGTCAAAAGTGAAAACCCACAGCCCAGTGTGGGGCTGGACCACAGTGGTGAAGGGCCCACAAAAGATGTCAACTCAGCCAGCAAGCTATGGGtacagcagagcaggagaaaatcCAGCCGAGCCATTGTGACCAGCACCAGGAAGAAATGGTCACCCCTCAAGATGCAAATGCATCCTATGGgggacagcagcaggaacaggaaagcaaccaagaagaagaaaatcaacatcgctttctcttttcctaaaaaGCCGGGGTTCACGGCCAGTTCCAACGAGCCCATGCTTAAATTAGCCAATTTGCAGTTTccacacagaaggaaaagag GTGCGGAGGTCCTGTCTGCAGAATTTGTGCACAAAGCACAGTCTGAACCTGTTCAGAAGGAAACCTCAGCTCATGACGATCCTGGCTTGGAAACAAAGAGGCTAAAGATACTGAAGAACCCAGACATGAAAAAGGTTCCTGTTGCTGAGACCGTCACGAAGCCAGTGAAAAGTAAGACACTAAAAAGTGTGGCTAACAGCCCATCAAAACCTCAAgccaaaaagcaagcagaaagtg AGTGGAAGGAGCCATTCTCTGTCCTCCCAAGTGAAGTTTCTTCCCAGTGTCACGGAGCAGATGGCCAAACAAGTGAGATTTACCCAGGCGGGGTTCCTGATCTCGGTTTCGTTCTGAAGGGAAACAACTATGAGTCCCATGCCTTGAACTTGCTGGCTGATCTGGCTCTGGGTTCTTGTATTCCTTCATTTATCCCCAGGGGCAGTGGGATGATCGCCGtgtcctgcagcccctccagcaacTCTGCAAAGGAGCAGCAGAGTCATCGCAAGCACAGATCCTTGCGTGTTGCTTCTGACCATGAGTACCACAGGGTAGACAAGCTTGCAAAGGGAGCAACCTGTCCTAGCAAAGTATCGCCGAACCAGAAGctttcttctgctgaaaaaatAGACTTAAATGATTTAGCCTCTATTCCCAGGGAGAAAAGCCCTGGGATTTTCAGCAAGAAGAACAGTgcgagccccagccctgcaaaaCCCCATGCATTGCCTCCAAGAGAGACTCAAGAAGCTGCTGAGGCAAACAAGCACTCCTTCATCTCTGCTGAACACTCATATGCCTCACAGATGCCTGAGCACTCAAAGAAACACATGTATCCCAGAGGTGCTCCCTACCCTGGCCCAGCACCTTCCAGAAATGGGACCAGGAATGCCCGAGCAGGACCCCTGGTTGGGAAAGTTCTGCCTTTCCGCCACCAGCAGAACAGCACCCACCTACAGCGGCCCTTCGAGGCCATGGTGATGAGGCGCAGGAGCAACCTGCTCTCCCCCCGGCTGAAAGAGGACTTTGCCAAGTCCCACACAGTGAACATCTGCGGCGAGTCTGTGAAGGTGACGTGCCATTGGGAGGCAGAGTATCTCTTCAATTTGGACAGCAGGTACACCAACGATGCCCTGGAGAAAACAGTCATCCGTGCCCTGCATGG GCCCTGGGACCCCAATCTGCCCGATGATGTGGAAGAGATGAAGCTGATCCTTCATATGTGGGTGGCTCTCTTCTACAGCAAACCCAGCAAACTCCTGAGCagcacaaggaaggtggtagaGCACAGCAACCCCGAGAAGTATGTCTCAATAAATAGCACTGGGGACTTTCTTGAGCTGAGTGATGATGGTGAGGACTGTTTTGGGTTGGAGACATGCCCTGCAGACTCTCGGTCAGACCCTGACCAGACTCCCAGCAGCTCTCTGGATCGCAGCACACGTTGCCAGGGATGTTTCTGCCCAGAGGAGAGCCCTGCAGACTCTCAGACTGATGATGATGGAACTCCTGGTGTTGTCGATAGCACGGTATCGTCTTCAGTGGAGCTGCCCTGTGGGGAGGAGGAGCCTTCCTCCACAAGCTGTCCCGAGAGCCTTTCCCTCATTGAACGTGCCGATGAGAGCCTGGCTGTGAAAGACAGGCAGCTGGCAGTCATTCCTGAGGAGTGTGTGCATGATGTCTCGACCATTACTGCG GAGCCACCCAGGGAGGGACTGCTGGACGCTATGATGACCCCCAGCCCTTCCGATGAGCTTGGCAGTGCCAGCAAGCCTCCAGCTGCACCGGGCAGGGAAAACGCGTGCAGCCAAGCCCCAAATTCCAGTATGGCTCCCTGGAATGATGCCCTGTGCACACTGCATGGACGTGGAGAGCAGCAGGAGAGCGCATGGGCAGCAGGGTCAGGGGGTGGACCTGGCCCTCCCAAGGATGGAGAGGGCATGGAAGATGCTGAGCACTGTATGGAGGTTGAGGATGGCAGCTGGGCCACCAGCAACGGACTGGAATGTGCCTGTGATTCAATGTCCTTAGAAGCAAGTCCCAAAAGCTCAAAGCTGGATGGAGCCAGTGGGGAAGGCAGGGAATCACAAGACACCTTTGGACATccagaaaaagaggaggaggaagaggtggaggagggaaaaaaagagaaagaggactCTGAGTATGAAAGCACAGTCCTGGGGCCTGTTGATTTAGTATTTTCTGAAAGCGGTGATGCTGACATAGAGCATGAACTCAGCAAGCAGAAGCGAGTGAATTCGGCATGTCTGAAGGACTTTGACATTCCTGGAGAGGGCCCTGTGCCCAGCCCCACTGCCTTAGCATCCTCCTGCCCAGGCAGGTCAACACCAGCGCTGTCAGATGGGACTGGGACTGGCCCCCAAGGACTGCCTGGTGAGGTGGCACCAAGCCTGCACACACTGCAAGAACCCTGGGAGACTCTGGCCTCCTCAAGTGCAGAGACAAACAGCGTTGGTTTGGCAAATGCAGCCACTCCAGCCAACGTGGGGTCACCCCGTGACAGTGGGTTGATGCTGTTGTTATCACCTGATCCCAGCCTTGTCTGTGGGGCACAGCCAGACAGCATTACAGGCAACTTGGGACCTGCCGGAGAGACAGTCGGGGACAGCTTGGAGCAGAAAGACAAGGATCGTGCGCCCTCTGCAGAAAGGTGGGtgcctgctgggagcagagctgccggCACAGCTGGCCTGGAGTCACTGTGTGGTCAGGGACTGTCACTAACCTCATCTCCTGACTCCAGTTCTGCCTGCCTCACATCACTTGGTGGAGCAACAGATCCTGGGATGGCTCCAGAGGACCAGGAGGCCATGGCAAGCATCCAGTCTCCATCACGGAGCAACCTGGGAGAGAGCAGCTGCCTTTCCCAAAGGTGTGGAGGTGATGTTTGTGCGGACCTCACTTCGCTGAGGCCTTGTGAATCAAACCAAGAAGGGAACAAAGTTTTGGTGGAAGAACAGCATAACAGCCCTTCTGCCAACCCCACAGATGTGCTGGATGAGTCCTTGGGAGTGGGTGATGGCCAGGCCTTCGCCTTCAACTGTACAGCCTTAGCAGGTGACTTTGAAGCTGCGGGGAGCAATGATGTGTGCCTCGGTGCCGGGAAGTCCCCCAGGAGTGACAAAGCAAACACAGCAATGGTGGCTAACACACCACAGGAGCCAGAGACCTCTCTTCATCACCTCTTGAAATCAGAGCCCTCCTCCTCAATGAGAGAGGGGATGTCTGCCATGAAGGAGCACCCCACgcagcagcagagctccccaAACAGCCTGTCCCCACCTGTCCACAGAGGCTCAGCTCCTGCTTCGCCGCTGCAGCAGGACCCTCTCCTCCATGGCAGAGACGCAGACCCCCCCCCACACTTGTTAGAGCAAAGTGAGCAGGGGCCAATCCTGTACCAACACGGGAAGACCTGCGAGCAAGTAGGTGTTGCAGATGTGAGTGTGGCTGCCAAGAGCCCAGATGGCTCCTTAAAGCCCAGATGTGCAGAAGAGGTGAAAAAAGACGTGGGTCTGTGCCATGCAGAGCCAGCAAAGAGCTCCCCTGTGGATGCGCTCGTGCCACGTAACTCAAGATTGGTGCCTCCTTCTGCTCCGCACAACCAAAAGGCAGGTCTGCACAACCTCGAGCCAGACTCAGTCCTCAGCATGCACCCCGAGACGTGTTCCCCCAGCGTGAGTCTGGCTCCAGATGGTGCCCCAAGGTCCTGCTGCATGGGACAGCTGCCACCAGGCGCCTGCTCCGGGTATGGCAGCCCTGGGGGCCAAGCAGCAGACATGGTAGGGAGCCGTGAGAAGGAACCTGTGCCGTATGAGGATTTAGAAAGAGGAAGTAGCATCCCTCTTGCCAGCCCTGCATCTTTTTCAGCAGAGGAGTTGCTCATGCCACTGTGCAAGCCCCAGTCTGTGTGCAACCAGGGTGAGCACGAGGCCAAGGGATCCGACGTGTTTGTTGATCTGCACCATGCCAGCGTGGAGGTGGGAGAGGGAGAAATCCCCACTCTCCCCTTCCCAGTGTTGCCATTACATCGACACAGGGGGCTCTCTGGAGAAAGCCTGGAGCTTAGTGACGCTGAGGATATTTTGGACGTGCTCCCAAGGGCAAAGCAGCTCCCCAGCAAAGACAGACGCATGGGCTTGACCTCCAAGGATCTATCTGAGACTTTCTCCAGCGACTCAGACCAGGAGTCTTTTGGGGAGACTTCACAGTCCTTGCTTACAGCCAGGAGTTCCTACAGATCTGTGGATGCTGCAGGCGCAAGGACTAACTGCGACTCCTCCTCCGCGAGCTTGGTGCATGTGGAGGGGTGCAGCGAGGATTGGGGCTGGCTGGGCGCAGAGGGGGGCTGCTCACAGGCTCAGCACGGCTGGCCAATTGGCCCGGGGGAAGCCAGCAGTGGGCACGTTCCACAGTATGTCAATATTAGGGACAGCCAGGGGATCACCAAGGACTACCGGAACTTTGTGGTCACCAAAAAGTGCCAGGAGAGGATGGGAAATTTGCAGCCTTCAAAGAGTCGCAGACACTGCACGGGGCAGCCGCATTTGTTAAGGTCACTGAGGGGTACTTGGAGGGGTTTTGAGGAGATCACCCAGCACACTTTGGACATGGAGTGTCTCCGTTTCCATTATAAGCTAAAACAAATCCTAAGGAGTGGGAAACCACCCTTTTCTACCTCCAAAAGCATCTTTCCACAAGACTTTTCTCCCCAGGTGATGTCTGAGACCTTGCCTGTGCGAGAAGCTCCTGTCCCGCTCTCCCCGCGGAGCAGGAGCCCTTTGCAGGTGACGATCCTGCCCTCAGACACATGGCCGAGCGGGCTCGGCTGGCACCAGCAAAGCAGCTGGCAGGGGGACCCGTGTACCCCATGGCAGGACGCACTCTGTGACGAGAGGAGCAGGGCCAGATCCCGAACCACAAGCCAGGGCCGCGCTGCTCCCTTCCACCTCAGCAAACTTAAGTACGATGATAAGCTAAAGGACTCACGGGGGGACATCGCAGTCATCCTTGATGAGTACGCTGAGTTCAACAAGGTGATGCTGAGCAGGGCTGATGCGGGGAGCGAGGGCGGAAGGCTGGTCACGGCACAGGGGGAGGCCATGAGCAAGTGGACCTGCGCATCCCTCCCCGGGAGGATGGCCGCCTTCAAGGAGATGATCGAGGACCTGTACAGCGCACTGCGTTTCCACTTGCACAGCATGGCCAAGGAGGCCTGCGGCCACGCTGGCATGTTCTACCTGGTGGAGACGGACAAGGACCCTTTCTTTGCAAGAGTGAAG ACCTTGCTGAAGAAAGGCGGCCACGTGGAGATCGAACCTCTGAGCTTCTGCGAAGCAGAACACCTGGATACTGACAGGCTGCTTGTTGTCATCAGGAACGAAGACATTTCATCGCACATCCACAAT GTCCCATGCTTGCTGAAGCTGAAGCACTGCCCGAACGTGGCGTTTGCCGGAGTGGACAGTCCCAAAGATATAACAGGTCACACGTACCAGGAACTGTTTCATACTGGTGGCTTCATTGTGTCAGACAACAAGGTGTTGGAAACAGTAACGCTGG GCCAACTGAAAGAGGTGGTGAAGGTGCTGGAGAAGCTGAACAGAAGCGGGAGGTGGAAGTGGTTCCTTCACTACAAGGAGAGCAAGAAGCTCAGAGAAGATGTCAG CAGGGTCGACGCCAACGCCCGCAAGAAGCACTTGATCCTCAAGTCGTGCCAAGGAGCCGATCTCATTGAGGTGCTGTACTACCACGCCTGCGACTCCGGGTTGCCCCCCAAATCCGAGTACGTCAAGTGCTTGTTGAACCTGCAGGCTCAGCACATCAGCGCCAGGTTCGCCGTGTATCTCACAG AAAAGCCCAGCGTTAGCAGGGAGGTCCTTGAAAGCAAAGGAATCCTCGTGGCTGACGTCAACGCTTTCCTTGGGACGGTGCAGGAAGCGGCTGCCCCGTTTAGAAGAAGCTACTG GTGA